A stretch of the Clostridium botulinum genome encodes the following:
- the pulA gene encoding type I pullulanase, producing MYNLSANVLGFKTISIAYDDYELFNINDFRVKNGNKLFKIINSSFNGENSLLLFLDNFIDIKYPCYISYNNLKIKASYSKLFLTSEFNDKYYYDDNLGLSYNLNFSTFTLWSPAATSVSLLIYNNGDTSINETPKEYSMTEINGTWKITISLNLKNKFYTYKICVYDNISEVIDPYAKAVGINGLRGAIIDLKETNPVNWNKDNFQICNNYTDAILYETNIRDISANKTSAIHNKGKFLGLTEENTKSANNMTTGLSHIKELGITHVQLMPIFDFSYISVDEENPHNYNWGYDPQNYNVPEGSYSLNPYDPLCRISELKTMIQTFHQNNIAVNMDVVFNHMFYNHFPNFEKIFPGYYFRYDEFNNLSNGSGCSNDIASENKMVQKFILDSVIYWCTEYHIDGFRFDLMGLHDIDTMNTIFKNLKSLNKNSMIYGEGWDLDTILPKELRATQYNFTQLPNIGFFNDTIRDCIKGSTFSDNETGFISGKSNLETLLKFCITGCSLDIGNHKAIYSSPCQTINYVSCHDNHTLWDKLQLSNNNNSIDDKKNMIKLACGIILTSQGVPFLHSGIEFCRTKFGISNSFNSSDKINSIDYDRKYEFKDVFYYIKALINLRKNHPAFRMFSKDDIKNHLEFLSNTPKNLVAFLLKNNANRDSFKNLLVIYNANNFSTELTISNGKWYQIVDKNNAGKDILKTINSNIINVSPISLNIFFQ from the coding sequence ATGTATAACTTATCTGCAAATGTTTTAGGTTTTAAAACAATTTCTATAGCATACGATGATTATGAATTGTTTAATATAAATGATTTCCGTGTAAAAAATGGTAATAAACTTTTTAAAATTATTAATAGCTCTTTTAATGGTGAAAACTCGCTTCTTTTATTTTTAGATAATTTTATAGATATAAAATATCCATGTTATATTTCATATAATAATTTAAAAATAAAAGCTAGTTATTCTAAACTTTTTCTTACATCAGAATTTAACGATAAATATTATTATGATGATAACTTAGGTCTTTCTTATAATTTAAATTTTTCTACTTTTACCCTATGGTCTCCTGCTGCTACTTCTGTATCTCTTCTCATATATAATAATGGTGACACATCCATTAACGAAACTCCAAAAGAATATTCAATGACGGAAATCAACGGCACTTGGAAAATTACCATTAGTTTAAATTTAAAAAATAAATTTTATACTTATAAAATATGCGTGTATGATAATATATCTGAGGTTATAGATCCATATGCTAAAGCCGTAGGAATAAATGGACTTAGAGGCGCTATAATTGATCTTAAAGAAACAAATCCAGTTAACTGGAATAAAGATAACTTTCAAATATGCAATAACTATACCGATGCTATACTTTATGAAACCAATATTCGTGATATATCTGCAAATAAAACCAGTGCTATTCATAATAAAGGAAAATTTTTAGGATTAACTGAAGAAAACACTAAATCTGCTAATAATATGACTACAGGTCTATCTCACATAAAAGAATTAGGAATAACTCATGTACAACTCATGCCTATATTTGATTTTAGTTATATTAGTGTTGATGAAGAAAATCCTCATAACTATAATTGGGGCTATGATCCTCAAAACTATAACGTACCAGAAGGTAGCTATTCCTTAAATCCATATGACCCACTCTGTAGAATTTCGGAATTAAAAACTATGATACAAACTTTTCATCAAAATAATATAGCTGTAAATATGGATGTTGTATTTAATCATATGTTTTATAATCATTTTCCAAATTTTGAAAAAATCTTTCCTGGATACTACTTTAGATATGATGAATTTAATAATTTATCTAATGGAAGTGGCTGTAGCAACGATATAGCATCAGAAAATAAAATGGTTCAAAAATTTATACTAGATTCAGTAATATACTGGTGTACAGAATATCATATAGATGGCTTTCGTTTTGATCTTATGGGTCTTCATGATATTGATACAATGAATACTATATTTAAAAATTTAAAATCTTTAAATAAAAACTCTATGATTTATGGTGAAGGTTGGGATTTAGATACTATATTACCTAAAGAATTAAGAGCCACACAATATAATTTTACTCAACTTCCTAATATAGGTTTCTTTAATGATACTATACGAGATTGTATAAAAGGTAGCACTTTTTCTGATAATGAAACAGGATTCATAAGTGGAAAATCAAATTTAGAAACTCTTTTAAAATTTTGTATTACAGGTTGTTCTTTAGATATAGGTAATCATAAAGCTATTTATAGTTCGCCCTGTCAAACTATAAATTATGTATCTTGCCATGATAATCATACCCTTTGGGATAAATTACAACTTTCTAATAATAATAACTCTATAGATGATAAAAAAAATATGATAAAACTAGCTTGTGGCATAATACTTACAAGTCAAGGTGTTCCTTTTTTACATTCTGGAATTGAATTTTGTAGAACTAAATTTGGAATTAGCAACAGTTTTAATTCTTCTGATAAAATAAATAGTATAGATTATGATAGAAAGTATGAATTTAAAGATGTTTTTTATTATATAAAAGCTCTAATAAATTTAAGAAAAAATCACCCTGCCTTTAGAATGTTTTCAAAGGATGATATAAAAAATCACTTAGAATTTCTTAGTAATACACCTAAAAACTTAGTAGCATTCCTTTTAAAAAATAATGCCAATAGGGATAGTTTTAAAAATCTCTTAGTTATTTACAATGCTAATAACTTTTCCACTGAATTAACAATTTCTAACGGTAAATGGTATCAAATTGTGGATAAAAACAATGCAGGGAAAGATATTCTTAAAACTATAAACTCAAATATTATAAATGTATCTCCTATAAGTTTAAATATATTTTTTCAATAA
- a CDS encoding triple tyrosine motif-containing protein → MNEIIIGCNEKSPKQKDGKVVIEILSHPNEDLLYKFIVGYDGTWETLKDFGNEKSLIWYPKKHGNYIIMVQARKKNGNKAFDYVSRREFYLEKPKKESNKKIKLKSGSRLISKIVLDKNILSIGEKLNVSVEAKDDKLMFRYMINKNENWLLLKDYCPEKNFIWSANAPGKYEILVQCKYINSEKNFEDAMKIGFEVSAVQKLEITNFKCLNSTILKDEELVFEVEAKCDDTRTTLYKFLRLNEYGKVTCLQDFSTRKSLSYTETNSGKYKLLCLAKDMYSPKKYDDRAILYYNVKPYKDVIIDSFSSNMSSPQIVNENIQFKGVAQGGKDLRYRFIIEGSKNEDSGYLKEKIFNWKPTECGKYTITLWVKDVLCREKYEAQSKIEYKIDEIPREPVKISDVIVNKRENILIGDCINVKAIAKGGLKLLYSFIIKKDNRQYDKISYRKYNYINFTPEEQGKYEIEVRVRDKYSRKEFDASTVVSINAYEYIPAKIDYILVDPREYYLVGEQTVMNVITTDTKNILLKYSLMINGHVVEETDYIKSNRYILTPRCSGKYTIKVYAKNDKSKKEFDSAKEISMLVHEASPIRNTVLKCDRVDFFCNEPVNVTAEGSGGKDVIYEFYLMEKGEWNLVQKYSKKGYYSFIPFSKGVYKILALAKSNNKQISYEDYCMIEIKVGERIESDKAILDNIQNLNCAI, encoded by the coding sequence ATGAATGAAATTATTATTGGATGTAATGAGAAATCTCCAAAACAAAAAGATGGGAAGGTTGTTATAGAAATATTGAGCCACCCGAATGAGGATTTGTTATATAAATTTATCGTAGGATATGATGGAACGTGGGAAACATTAAAAGACTTTGGTAATGAAAAAAGTTTAATATGGTATCCTAAGAAACACGGAAATTATATAATAATGGTACAAGCTAGAAAAAAAAATGGCAATAAGGCTTTTGATTATGTTTCTCGAAGAGAATTCTATTTAGAAAAGCCTAAGAAAGAATCAAACAAGAAGATAAAATTAAAATCAGGTTCAAGGTTGATTAGTAAAATAGTCTTGGATAAAAATATATTAAGTATAGGTGAAAAACTTAATGTTAGTGTAGAAGCCAAAGATGATAAGTTAATGTTTAGATATATGATAAACAAAAATGAAAATTGGTTATTGCTAAAAGATTATTGTCCTGAAAAAAATTTTATATGGAGCGCAAATGCACCAGGAAAGTATGAAATCTTAGTTCAATGCAAATACATAAACTCTGAAAAGAACTTTGAAGATGCAATGAAAATAGGATTTGAGGTAAGTGCTGTACAAAAATTAGAAATTACGAATTTTAAATGTTTAAATTCAACAATACTTAAAGACGAAGAATTAGTATTTGAAGTAGAAGCAAAGTGTGATGATACTAGAACAACTCTTTATAAATTTTTAAGATTAAACGAATATGGAAAGGTTACCTGTCTCCAAGATTTTTCTACTAGAAAAAGTCTTAGTTATACTGAAACTAATAGTGGTAAATATAAACTATTATGTTTAGCAAAAGATATGTATTCCCCTAAAAAATATGATGATAGAGCTATTTTATATTATAATGTAAAGCCATATAAAGATGTTATTATAGATAGTTTTTCAAGTAACATGAGTTCTCCACAAATTGTTAATGAAAATATACAATTTAAAGGTGTAGCTCAAGGAGGGAAGGATCTTAGATATAGATTTATAATTGAAGGTAGTAAAAATGAAGATAGCGGATATTTGAAAGAAAAAATTTTTAATTGGAAACCAACGGAATGTGGTAAATATACAATAACTCTTTGGGTAAAAGATGTTTTATGTAGAGAAAAATATGAGGCACAATCAAAAATAGAATATAAAATTGATGAAATACCAAGAGAACCTGTTAAGATAAGTGATGTAATAGTAAATAAAAGAGAAAATATTTTAATTGGTGATTGTATAAATGTTAAGGCCATTGCTAAAGGAGGACTTAAACTTTTATATAGTTTCATAATTAAAAAGGACAATAGGCAATATGACAAAATAAGTTATAGAAAATATAATTATATTAATTTTACTCCTGAAGAACAAGGTAAATATGAAATAGAAGTTAGAGTTAGAGATAAGTATTCTCGTAAAGAATTTGATGCATCTACAGTGGTATCTATAAATGCATATGAATATATACCGGCTAAAATTGATTATATATTAGTAGATCCAAGAGAATATTATTTAGTAGGAGAACAAACAGTTATGAATGTTATAACTACAGATACAAAAAATATATTATTAAAGTATTCTCTCATGATAAATGGACATGTTGTAGAGGAGACTGATTATATAAAAAGTAATAGATATATATTAACTCCGAGATGTAGTGGCAAATATACAATAAAAGTTTATGCCAAAAATGATAAAAGTAAAAAAGAGTTTGACAGTGCTAAAGAAATAAGTATGTTAGTGCATGAGGCATCACCTATAAGAAATACAGTTTTAAAATGTGATAGGGTAGACTTTTTTTGTAATGAACCTGTAAATGTTACTGCTGAAGGAAGTGGTGGTAAGGATGTTATTTATGAGTTTTATTTAATGGAAAAAGGAGAATGGAATTTAGTACAAAAATATAGCAAGAAAGGATACTATTCTTTTATACCTTTTTCAAAGGGGGTATATAAGATTCTTGCTCTAGCAAAAAGTAATAATAAACAAATTTCTTATGAAGATTATTGTATGATAGAAATTAAAGTAGGAGAAAGAATCGAGAGTGATAAAGCAATTTTAGATAATATACAAAATTTAAATTGTGCAATTTAG